The genomic interval TGATTTAAAGGCGCCTTTGCGAGGAATTGATGGTTATAGTAAGTTATTAGCGGATATATATAAATCCGATTTAACCGATGAGGCACAATCATTCATTGAAAAAATACGTACTTCTACCCTACAAATGAATCAAATTATTGATGATCTTTTAGAATATTCCCGTTTGGAAAGAAGTCAGTTGCACATTGGAAAAATAAAAATAAAAGAGCTGATTGAATCTGTACTTTCTAGTTACGATGAAGAATTCAAAGCAGGGTATTTTAAAGTCAATATTAAAATTCCTAATTTCGAAATCGATGCCGATGCTAAAGGTTTTGTAATTGCTTTTCGCAACCTTATTGAAAATGCCATTAAATTTAAAAAAGAAAAAACAAATCCTACCATCATAATTAAAATTGAAGAGAAAGAATTATCTTGGATCATTAGTGTTAATGACAATGGAATTGGTTTTGACATGAAATACCACCATAAGATATTTGATATATTTCAGCGCCTACAACGAGTCGAAGATTTCCCAGGAACAGGAATAGGTTTGGCTCTGGTGAGCAAAGCAATGCATAGAATGAATGGAAAAACATGGGCAGAAAGTAAACCCAATGTAGGCTCAACTTTTTATTTAGAAATCCCCAAAAATCAATAATATGACCTCACAAAATAGCGAAAAACCTATCCTACTTGTAGAAGACAACCCTGTCGACATCGATCTAACTTTGCGCGCTTTTGCTGCAAAAAAAATTGCAAATCAAATTCAAGTAGCCCGAGATGGTGAAGAAGCTTTAAAATATTTTGATCGATGGGATAATGGAGAACCAAAGCCAATTGTCATATTACTTGATTTAAATATGCCTAAAGTTAATGGTCTAGAAGTACTTAAAAATCTAAAATCGCATCCGGAATTTAAAACTATTCCAGTAGTTATTTTAACCACTTCATCCGAATCTATAGATTTGAAAACAGCTTATGAATTGGGAGTTAATTCGTATATTGTAAAACCAGTTAACTTTGAAAAATTTCTAGATGTTGTAGGTCATATTGATTTATACTGGAGATTAACCAATAAAACGCTATAAAATACCATTTTCACATTTTAACCCAAAAGTTATATGAAAATATTACTCCTTGAAGATAACTCAACAGATGCCGACTTAACAATTATAGGTCTATCCCAACTTATACCAGATATTAGTATTGAGCATGCTGTAACATTGCGGCAAGCAAGGAGTCTATTAACAGCAAATCATTCCTTTGATATTGCGGTTCTTGACGTTAATTTACCTGATGGGAATGGTCTTGAAATTCTTATTGAAATTAGACAACAAGATTTGAATTTCCCAGTGATTATGTTGACAGGCTCTGGTGATGAAGAAACTGCTGTTACTGCACTTAAATCAGGTGCTGAGGACTATATTGTAAAACGAGATGATTATGTTTCAAATCTGCCTGAGTCCATAAATCAAGCTATTACAAATTTTAAGGAAAATGCGTTTAATAAATCAGAGGTAATACAAGTACTTTATATAGAGCATCATGCTGCTGATATTGATTTTACAATTCGCCATCTTGCACAATATGCACCTTATATACATATCGATCCAGTAACAACGGTAGACGAAGCTTTAATTAAATTAAATTCTGAAAATTTCAAAAAGTACAAGCTAGTCTTGATGGATTATAGATTACCCGGAATGGACGCCTTAGAACTAATAAAAACGATACGACAAAAAGTAAAACTTAAAATTCCTATCATTTTAGTTACAGGTCAAGGGAACGAAGAGTTGGCTGTACAAGCGCTAAAACTTGGTGCAAATGATTATCTTACAAAGAGTGAAAACTACTTATTCAAACTTCCTTCAGTTATAGTAAACTGCTATCAACATTATGAATTAAAGAAAAGACATTTAGCCCAAGTAGAAAGCGAATCGAAATACCGTCTTCTGGCTGACAATTCAGGTGACATCATCTTCACGCTTGATATGGACCTCAATTATACCTATATAAGTCCCGCGGTCAAAACCATGAGAGGTTTCACCCCAGAAGAAGCCATTACACATAAAATAAAAGAGGTATTAACTCCTGCTTCTTACCTAAAAGTAACAAAGTTAATAGGAACTATTCAATCTGAAAAATCATTAATCACCGGCCAAGAATGTTTGATTAATGCAGTTGAATTAGAAATGTATAAAAAGGACAAAAGCACGATTTGGACTGAAGTAAAAACATCGCTAATTTTTGATGAGAATAAAAATGCTGTGGGTATATTAGGTGTTACAAGAGATATCTCCGAACGCAAAGCTATTTCAGATAAATTAATTCAACTTTCTCGTGCAGTTGAACAAAGTCCTACTCTAGTAGAAATAACAGATATAAAAGGGAATATTGAATATATAAATCCAAAATTTACTGAAACTACAGGCTACTCATTTAAGGAAGTAGTAGGTAAAAACCCAAGATTTTTAAAGTCCGGATATACTACAGATAAGGAGTACAAAAATTTATGGAACACCATTACCTCTGGTGGTGAATGGCGTGGTGAATTTCACAACAAACGAAAAGATGGAACATTATACTGGGAAGAAGCTTTAATTTCCTCGATAAAAAATTCCGA from Flavobacterium ovatum carries:
- a CDS encoding response regulator; translation: MTSQNSEKPILLVEDNPVDIDLTLRAFAAKKIANQIQVARDGEEALKYFDRWDNGEPKPIVILLDLNMPKVNGLEVLKNLKSHPEFKTIPVVILTTSSESIDLKTAYELGVNSYIVKPVNFEKFLDVVGHIDLYWRLTNKTL
- a CDS encoding response regulator, which codes for MKILLLEDNSTDADLTIIGLSQLIPDISIEHAVTLRQARSLLTANHSFDIAVLDVNLPDGNGLEILIEIRQQDLNFPVIMLTGSGDEETAVTALKSGAEDYIVKRDDYVSNLPESINQAITNFKENAFNKSEVIQVLYIEHHAADIDFTIRHLAQYAPYIHIDPVTTVDEALIKLNSENFKKYKLVLMDYRLPGMDALELIKTIRQKVKLKIPIILVTGQGNEELAVQALKLGANDYLTKSENYLFKLPSVIVNCYQHYELKKRHLAQVESESKYRLLADNSGDIIFTLDMDLNYTYISPAVKTMRGFTPEEAITHKIKEVLTPASYLKVTKLIGTIQSEKSLITGQECLINAVELEMYKKDKSTIWTEVKTSLIFDENKNAVGILGVTRDISERKAISDKLIQLSRAVEQSPTLVEITDIKGNIEYINPKFTETTGYSFKEVVGKNPRFLKSGYTTDKEYKNLWNTITSGGEWRGEFHNKRKDGTLYWEEALISSIKNSEGEITHYLALKSDITEKKKILNELIVAKEKAEESDRLKSAFLANMSHEIRTPMNGILGFSALLSEPELGKEEQQEYIKLIQVSGARMLNLISEIIDISKIESGMMEISLQEVNINEGMDFVFNLLKLDAKEKSIDITHNSNSFPDLYLITDSEKLYAVLTNLVKNAIKYTDKGSIEFGYNIKNSTVEFFVKDTGIGIPLDRQSAIFERFIQVDIANIAARHGAGLGLAIAKAFVKLLDGDIWLESQEGMGTTFYFTLPFNTKNKEPSLQTNTIKKIGKENATHINSKLKILITDDDTISRKLISKSVNEFAREIIEAKNGLEAVEKFKENSYFDLILMDVQMPIMNGYDAITEIRKLDKNIIIITQSAFGLTGDREKAISAGSNDYITKPIDKNELVLLLNKYFNPSKVN